From one Thermococcus sp. Bubb.Bath genomic stretch:
- a CDS encoding transcriptional regulator, producing the protein MREVMIITDPKTAKVLSEPTRFQILKLLRERPMSVNELSELLNKDRTTVYRHIKALESEGLVEEIDAHGNERIYARTARMFLIKVGHDKSIEEFRQAYLQVEAERLVEILEKSGFTIYDRDALKALVKDVLGLIELRSQPILKRISEADVELNEVELFHLLNMLVFIQSCDLCENAKRAMELVSF; encoded by the coding sequence ATGAGGGAGGTTATGATAATCACCGACCCCAAGACGGCCAAGGTCCTCTCCGAGCCGACCCGCTTCCAGATACTCAAGCTCCTCAGGGAGAGGCCCATGAGTGTCAACGAGCTTAGTGAACTCCTTAACAAGGATAGGACAACGGTGTACCGGCATATCAAAGCCCTCGAATCCGAGGGGCTCGTGGAGGAAATAGACGCCCACGGCAACGAGAGGATATACGCGAGAACCGCGCGGATGTTCCTGATAAAGGTCGGCCATGATAAGAGCATTGAGGAGTTTAGGCAGGCCTACCTCCAGGTTGAGGCAGAAAGGCTAGTTGAAATACTTGAAAAGAGCGGCTTCACCATATACGACAGGGATGCCCTCAAGGCACTCGTTAAGGATGTTCTTGGCTTAATCGAGCTCCGTTCCCAGCCGATATTAAAACGCATCTCCGAGGCCGACGTGGAGCTGAACGAGGTAGAGCTCTTCCACCTTCTCAACATGCTCGTCTTCATCCAGAGCTGCGACCTATGTGAGAACGCTAAGAGGGCCATGGAACTTGTCTCTTTTTAG
- a CDS encoding alpha-amylase, giving the protein MKKIAALVVVAVVLFGIGLVSKPASASKYLDLDDGGVIMQAFYWNVPGGGIWWNTIREKIPEWYNAGISAIWIPPPEKGASGGYSMGYDPYDFFDLGQYYQKGTVDTRFGSKQELVNMIKTAHAYGIKVIADIVINHRSGGDKEWDPYTNSYTWTDFSKVASGKYKAHYMDFHPDNYSTSDEGTFGGFPDIDHLVPFNQYWLWASNESYAALLRSIGVDAWRFDYVKGYGAWVVKDWLNRWGGWAVGEYWDTNVDALLNWAYASGAKVFDFPLYYKMHEAFDNNDIPALVSALQNGQTVVSRNPFKAVTFVANHDTNIIWNKYPAYAFILTYEGQPVIFYRDFEDWLNKDKLINLIWIHDHLAGGSTKILYYDNDELIFERTGDSSRPGLITYINLGNNWADRWVNVGSKFAGYRIHEYTGNLGGWVDRDVQYSGWVELTAPPYDPGNGYYGYTVWSYPGVG; this is encoded by the coding sequence ATGAAGAAAATTGCCGCGCTGGTAGTTGTGGCCGTAGTTCTGTTTGGTATTGGACTTGTATCCAAACCTGCCAGTGCCTCTAAGTACCTCGACCTGGATGACGGCGGCGTCATAATGCAGGCCTTCTACTGGAACGTTCCCGGCGGTGGAATCTGGTGGAACACGATAAGGGAGAAGATACCCGAGTGGTACAACGCTGGGATTTCAGCCATATGGATTCCGCCCCCGGAGAAGGGTGCAAGCGGCGGCTACTCAATGGGCTACGACCCCTACGACTTCTTCGACCTGGGACAGTACTATCAGAAGGGAACCGTCGATACCCGTTTTGGCTCAAAGCAGGAACTTGTTAATATGATAAAAACTGCCCACGCCTACGGCATAAAGGTCATAGCGGACATAGTAATAAACCACCGCTCCGGTGGAGATAAGGAGTGGGACCCCTACACAAACAGCTACACATGGACGGACTTTTCCAAGGTTGCCTCGGGCAAGTACAAGGCCCACTATATGGATTTTCACCCCGACAACTACAGCACCTCGGATGAAGGAACGTTCGGAGGCTTCCCCGATATAGATCACCTCGTCCCGTTCAATCAGTACTGGCTCTGGGCGAGCAACGAGAGCTACGCGGCTCTGCTGAGAAGCATAGGCGTTGACGCCTGGCGCTTCGACTACGTCAAGGGCTATGGGGCGTGGGTGGTCAAAGACTGGCTCAACCGGTGGGGCGGCTGGGCCGTCGGAGAGTACTGGGACACCAACGTTGACGCGCTCCTAAACTGGGCCTACGCCAGCGGCGCCAAGGTCTTCGACTTCCCGCTCTACTACAAGATGCATGAGGCCTTTGACAACAACGATATTCCCGCCCTCGTTTCGGCTCTCCAGAACGGGCAAACGGTGGTTTCACGCAACCCCTTCAAGGCGGTAACCTTTGTCGCCAACCACGATACTAATATAATCTGGAACAAGTACCCGGCCTACGCCTTCATCCTAACCTACGAGGGCCAGCCGGTTATATTCTACCGCGATTTTGAGGACTGGCTCAACAAGGACAAGCTGATCAACCTCATCTGGATACACGACCACCTCGCCGGTGGGAGCACTAAGATACTATACTACGACAATGACGAGCTCATCTTCGAGAGAACCGGTGATTCAAGCAGACCTGGTCTAATAACCTACATCAACCTCGGAAACAACTGGGCCGACAGGTGGGTCAACGTGGGCAGCAAGTTCGCCGGCTACCGCATCCACGAGTATACGGGCAACCTCGGCGGCTGGGTTGATAGGGACGTCCAGTACAGCGGCTGGGTCGAGCTCACCGCACCCCCCTACGACCCGGGCAACGGCTATTACGGCTACACCGTCTGGAGCTACCCGGGGGTTGGATGA
- a CDS encoding NAD(P)H-hydrate dehydratase has protein sequence MRIEDVYIWDINAKWLGISPVQLMENAGSGVARTIEERFGKGLRIAVFSGTGNNGGDGFVAARHLSFDNDVTLFLAGDEAKIRSEEARHNWEILKGLDFVGIKILKDSSQIQALDLSGFDVIVDALLGAGTRGEPREPIRSAIEKINEYAGKAKIVSIDLPSGYPSGIRVKGDFAVTFQWDKEEYGGFERVIPKIGYPRELYHLVGPGDAKFALRKRGEHKGQNGKLLVIGGSENYFGAPYLATKAASYLVDLVYLAMPEYSARRINDPNLILRPFEGRNFRKENVEDVLALADGVDAVVMGPGIGEKAETKDFVVEFLRWCEKPVVIDADALKAVAEDLDVLKGRKFVLTPHAGEFRILFGEKPEGSLEERAKLVREKAKAVGGTILLKGAYDVISDGKTWKYNKTGNRGMTTGGTGDVLAGLVGALLALGNPPLRAASVGAFLNGLAGDMVKEEMGENFTALNVARKVPHAVKWVLDF, from the coding sequence ATGCGCATTGAGGACGTCTACATCTGGGACATAAACGCGAAATGGCTCGGGATTTCCCCGGTCCAGCTCATGGAGAACGCCGGTTCGGGAGTCGCGAGAACCATCGAGGAGCGCTTTGGGAAGGGGCTTAGGATAGCCGTCTTCTCGGGAACGGGCAACAACGGTGGGGATGGCTTCGTTGCCGCCAGACACCTCAGCTTCGACAACGACGTTACCCTATTCCTCGCCGGCGACGAGGCAAAGATAAGGAGCGAGGAAGCGAGGCACAACTGGGAGATTCTAAAAGGCCTCGACTTTGTGGGGATTAAGATTCTCAAGGACTCCTCTCAGATTCAGGCACTTGACCTCTCAGGGTTTGACGTCATCGTCGACGCCCTCCTCGGAGCTGGAACAAGAGGCGAGCCAAGGGAACCTATAAGGAGTGCAATCGAGAAGATAAACGAGTACGCTGGAAAGGCGAAGATAGTTAGCATTGACCTCCCCAGCGGCTATCCTAGTGGAATTCGCGTTAAGGGCGACTTTGCCGTTACCTTCCAGTGGGACAAGGAAGAATATGGGGGTTTTGAAAGGGTTATACCCAAAATAGGCTACCCAAGGGAGCTCTATCACCTCGTTGGTCCCGGTGATGCCAAGTTCGCGCTGAGAAAAAGGGGCGAGCACAAGGGGCAGAACGGGAAGCTTCTCGTGATCGGTGGGAGCGAGAACTACTTCGGTGCGCCGTATCTGGCGACGAAAGCTGCAAGTTACCTTGTAGACTTAGTCTACCTTGCAATGCCCGAGTATTCGGCGAGAAGAATAAACGATCCCAACCTAATCCTGCGCCCCTTTGAGGGCAGAAACTTTAGGAAAGAAAACGTGGAGGACGTTCTGGCGCTCGCCGATGGCGTTGATGCAGTCGTTATGGGTCCGGGAATCGGGGAGAAGGCTGAGACAAAGGACTTCGTCGTCGAGTTCCTCCGCTGGTGCGAGAAGCCGGTAGTTATAGACGCCGACGCTCTGAAGGCCGTTGCCGAGGACTTGGACGTTCTCAAAGGCAGGAAGTTCGTCCTAACTCCACACGCCGGCGAGTTTAGGATACTGTTCGGGGAAAAACCCGAAGGAAGTCTCGAAGAAAGGGCAAAGCTTGTCAGGGAGAAAGCAAAGGCAGTTGGAGGCACGATCCTGCTCAAAGGGGCCTACGACGTCATAAGCGATGGAAAAACCTGGAAGTACAACAAGACTGGTAACAGGGGCATGACGACCGGTGGAACTGGTGATGTTTTAGCGGGACTCGTTGGGGCGCTTCTCGCGCTTGGGAACCCTCCGCTGAGGGCTGCATCAGTTGGGGCGTTCCTAAACGGCCTCGCGGGCGACATGGTGAAGGAGGAAATGGGGGAGAACTTTACGGCCTTGAACGTTGCCAGAAAGGTGCCGCACGCTGTGAAGTGGGTGCTCGATTTTTGA
- a CDS encoding [protein ADP-ribosylglutamate] hydrolase: protein MKFEVMKGDITRFPSEVIVNAANKYLEHGGGVAYAIAKAAAGDPREYIRISRKAMREQLGKDFIEHGEVVVTPAMRLEEHGIRYVIHTVGPYCGGVWDDEKKEKLKRAILGALRKAEELGVKSIAFPAVSAGIYGCPLEEVVRTFREVVEEFEREARSVERVYLVLYSERDYKRALKSF from the coding sequence ATGAAGTTTGAGGTTATGAAGGGGGACATAACCCGCTTCCCCTCTGAGGTAATAGTCAACGCTGCCAACAAGTACCTGGAACACGGCGGCGGGGTGGCCTACGCCATAGCAAAGGCTGCCGCTGGGGATCCGAGGGAGTACATCAGGATAAGCAGGAAAGCGATGCGCGAGCAGCTCGGAAAGGATTTCATCGAGCATGGAGAGGTAGTTGTAACTCCCGCGATGAGGCTCGAAGAACACGGCATCCGCTACGTCATCCACACGGTGGGGCCCTACTGCGGAGGAGTCTGGGACGATGAGAAGAAAGAGAAGTTAAAGAGAGCAATCCTTGGGGCGCTGAGGAAGGCAGAGGAGCTCGGCGTTAAGAGCATAGCCTTTCCGGCGGTAAGCGCAGGCATCTACGGCTGTCCGCTTGAGGAGGTCGTGAGGACTTTCAGGGAGGTCGTCGAGGAGTTTGAAAGGGAAGCGAGGAGCGTTGAGAGGGTCTACCTCGTGCTGTACTCGGAGAGGGACTATAAGAGGGCGTTGAAATCTTTTTGA
- the tfe gene encoding transcription factor E codes for MARKKSKRKELLELAMDIGGEEAVAVVKALEKQKESTDEELAEATEIRINTVRRILYAFYDIGIADFRRIRDKETGWYYYYWFLVTKRLDEIIRNRKMKELEELKKQLQEETGEIYYWCGTPGHPRLTFDEAMDYQFQCPICGGILMEYDNSALVEDLKRRIAELEEELGLRKKPGSSKSSKSSKSSKSSKSSGSKKTAKAAA; via the coding sequence GTGGCACGAAAAAAGTCGAAGCGCAAGGAACTCCTTGAGCTTGCAATGGACATAGGCGGAGAGGAGGCCGTTGCGGTAGTCAAGGCTCTCGAAAAGCAGAAAGAGTCCACCGATGAGGAGCTGGCAGAGGCTACGGAAATAAGGATAAACACCGTTCGAAGGATACTCTACGCGTTCTATGACATTGGAATCGCCGACTTCAGGAGAATAAGGGACAAGGAAACCGGCTGGTACTATTACTACTGGTTCCTCGTGACCAAGAGGCTTGACGAGATAATCAGAAACAGGAAGATGAAAGAGCTGGAAGAGCTCAAAAAGCAGCTTCAGGAGGAAACCGGGGAGATTTACTACTGGTGCGGCACCCCTGGACACCCAAGGCTTACCTTCGACGAGGCGATGGACTACCAGTTCCAGTGCCCGATCTGTGGTGGCATACTCATGGAGTACGACAACAGTGCCCTGGTTGAGGACCTCAAGCGCAGAATAGCCGAGCTTGAGGAAGAGCTGGGCCTCAGGAAGAAACCTGGTTCTTCCAAGTCTTCGAAGTCCTCCAAATCTTCTAAATCCTCCAAATCCTCCGGGTCGAAGAAGACGGCCAAGGCGGCTGCATGA
- a CDS encoding DUF2110 family protein, giving the protein MDVVIPEKIYGDRSGFSKLDRKLNSLLGELDVVWKLSAVSKNWVKVSLAGEDEEISANLIRDEFGEIPYSLKTLKEGESYRGRFIELGSVGYGLYVDIGVLQPKPKDGLIPLYYLKRTFGELPVREMIRKFGWVDNLPVEVTVERVEFGAREIELTFSEAQLKRIRGWLEDGHDKLFIAGTISENVEEVLIKTGHGRDVRRIEELGLMETLLVLKKGTQAPGIIKEIGPHLKGTLIGAIKF; this is encoded by the coding sequence ATGGACGTTGTTATTCCAGAGAAAATATACGGTGATAGAAGCGGTTTTTCGAAGCTCGACAGGAAGCTGAACTCCCTCTTGGGTGAGCTGGACGTTGTATGGAAGCTCTCCGCGGTTTCAAAGAACTGGGTAAAGGTTTCCCTCGCCGGTGAGGACGAGGAGATAAGCGCCAACCTGATCAGAGATGAGTTTGGGGAAATTCCTTACAGCCTCAAGACCCTTAAAGAGGGGGAATCCTACAGAGGGCGTTTTATAGAGCTGGGTTCCGTTGGCTACGGTCTTTACGTGGATATCGGTGTCCTACAACCCAAGCCCAAGGATGGACTCATACCCCTCTACTACCTCAAACGCACCTTCGGGGAGCTCCCGGTCAGGGAGATGATACGGAAGTTTGGCTGGGTGGACAACCTCCCCGTGGAAGTCACTGTTGAGAGGGTCGAGTTTGGGGCCAGGGAGATTGAGCTGACCTTCAGCGAAGCGCAACTCAAGCGCATCAGGGGCTGGCTTGAGGATGGCCACGACAAGCTCTTCATCGCGGGGACGATAAGTGAGAACGTCGAGGAGGTCCTCATAAAAACCGGCCATGGCAGGGACGTGCGGAGAATAGAGGAACTCGGGCTCATGGAGACCCTTCTCGTCCTGAAGAAGGGCACGCAGGCACCTGGAATTATCAAGGAGATAGGCCCCCACTTAAAGGGAACCCTCATCGGTGCCATTAAATTTTGA
- a CDS encoding Mrp/NBP35 family ATP-binding protein yields MTIKAPTLNVGGLNADPTEQRITEKQAKWKYKIAVLSGKGGVGKSTVAVNLAATLAKKGYFVGVLDADIHGPNVAKMLGVEKAEVLAERLEDGRFEMLPPMNDFMGQITPIKVMSMGFLVPEDQPVIWRGPLVTKAIKQLLGDVKWGELDFMIIDFPPGTGDEILTVTQTLQLDAAVIVTTPQEVALLDTGKAVNMMKKMEVPYVAVIENMSYLICPHCGNEIDLFGRGGGRKLAEKEGVDFLGEIPIDLKAREASDTGIPIALYEDTVAAKAFSEIAKKLVQKLESMKKEEKEEEGE; encoded by the coding sequence ATGACGATCAAAGCCCCAACTCTCAATGTAGGCGGCCTCAATGCCGACCCAACTGAGCAGAGGATAACGGAGAAGCAGGCTAAGTGGAAGTACAAGATAGCCGTCCTCAGCGGCAAGGGGGGAGTTGGAAAGAGCACCGTTGCCGTCAACCTCGCGGCGACCCTCGCCAAGAAGGGCTATTTCGTTGGAGTCCTAGACGCCGACATACACGGCCCGAACGTGGCCAAGATGCTCGGAGTGGAGAAGGCAGAAGTCCTGGCCGAGAGGCTGGAGGACGGAAGGTTCGAGATGCTCCCACCGATGAACGACTTTATGGGCCAGATAACCCCCATAAAAGTCATGAGCATGGGCTTCCTCGTTCCAGAGGATCAGCCGGTGATATGGCGCGGGCCGCTCGTGACGAAGGCCATAAAGCAGCTCCTCGGTGACGTCAAGTGGGGTGAGCTCGACTTCATGATAATCGACTTCCCCCCGGGGACTGGCGACGAGATACTCACCGTTACCCAGACGCTCCAGCTCGATGCTGCAGTGATAGTCACCACTCCGCAGGAGGTTGCCTTACTCGACACTGGAAAGGCAGTAAACATGATGAAGAAGATGGAGGTTCCATACGTCGCAGTGATCGAAAACATGAGCTACCTCATCTGCCCACACTGTGGCAACGAGATAGACCTCTTTGGCAGGGGCGGCGGCAGGAAGCTCGCCGAGAAGGAGGGCGTTGACTTCCTAGGGGAAATCCCAATTGACCTCAAGGCCAGGGAAGCCAGTGACACCGGAATCCCGATAGCCCTCTACGAGGACACGGTGGCGGCCAAAGCGTTCTCAGAGATAGCTAAAAAGCTCGTTCAGAAACTCGAAAGCATGAAGAAAGAGGAAAAGGAAGAAGAAGGGGAATGA
- a CDS encoding ABC transporter ATP-binding protein codes for MIKVRDLHFSYNGIEVLRGINFKAGTGEFIAILGPNGAGKSTFVKCLAGIVRCNGVEILGRPIGEYSPRELARIVAYVPQRVGRGFMTVFDTVLLGRRPYMGLTPSREDLKTVENALRRLGIEHLALKKTNDISGGELQKVSIARALAQEPRILILDEPTNNLDLKSQLEVMKLAREFSSEGRTVIMVVHDINLALRFAHRFVFITEGTVVAEGTHDVLSPDLFKRVYGTDVEIGKVRGIPVVVPL; via the coding sequence ATGATAAAGGTTAGAGACCTTCACTTCTCCTACAACGGCATAGAGGTTCTGAGGGGGATAAACTTCAAAGCCGGGACCGGTGAGTTCATTGCAATCCTTGGACCAAACGGGGCTGGAAAGAGCACCTTCGTGAAGTGCTTGGCGGGAATAGTGAGATGTAACGGTGTTGAAATACTCGGCCGGCCGATTGGAGAGTACTCTCCAAGAGAACTGGCCAGAATCGTTGCCTACGTTCCCCAGAGGGTGGGAAGGGGATTCATGACAGTATTCGATACGGTGCTCCTCGGCAGGAGACCCTACATGGGGCTAACCCCCAGCAGGGAGGATTTAAAGACCGTTGAGAACGCCCTTAGGAGGCTCGGCATTGAACACCTCGCCCTAAAAAAGACGAACGATATAAGCGGTGGGGAGCTTCAGAAGGTTAGTATAGCTAGGGCCCTGGCCCAAGAACCGAGGATACTCATATTGGACGAGCCGACGAACAACCTCGACCTTAAGAGCCAGCTTGAGGTTATGAAGCTTGCGCGCGAGTTCTCCTCGGAAGGTAGGACTGTGATAATGGTGGTACACGACATCAACCTAGCGCTGCGCTTTGCACATAGGTTTGTCTTTATCACAGAAGGAACGGTCGTTGCGGAGGGCACTCACGATGTTCTAAGCCCCGACCTGTTCAAAAGGGTCTACGGGACAGACGTCGAGATTGGGAAGGTGCGTGGAATTCCCGTTGTTGTTCCCCTTTAA
- a CDS encoding iron ABC transporter permease, which yields MDYRVYIRQRLLIGFSLFLILLAVSLLSLSLGEYHVPLRAIFDVLSGGGNPDDRLVILGIRLPRIMAGILVGASMGVAGAVLQGYLRNPLATPFTMGVSHGAMFGASLAIILGAGYSLNSGQVFLNNPYAVVLFAFLGAISATLVILTLARLRGLSPEAIVLAGVAMSSLFVALTTLVQYFANELQLSAMVYWSFGNLARATWREDGIMTVAFTLIFAYFLPRRWDLNASTLGDDIAKSVGVNIERERLIGTLLSAFITSVTVAFVGVIGFIGLIAPHSMRLTAGGDYRFLIPLSALAGALLLVSADLLARIILSPMNLPVGVITSFLGAPAFIYLLVKMEGRT from the coding sequence ATGGACTATAGGGTTTACATAAGACAGAGACTCCTCATAGGTTTTTCCCTTTTTCTGATCTTACTAGCCGTCTCTCTCCTCTCACTCTCACTTGGAGAGTACCACGTGCCGCTGAGGGCTATATTTGACGTTCTTTCAGGTGGCGGAAACCCTGATGACAGACTTGTCATCCTCGGCATAAGACTGCCCAGGATAATGGCGGGAATTCTCGTTGGGGCATCTATGGGAGTGGCCGGAGCCGTTCTTCAGGGGTACCTGAGGAATCCGCTGGCGACGCCCTTCACGATGGGCGTTTCGCATGGGGCCATGTTCGGTGCTTCCCTAGCGATAATCCTTGGTGCGGGCTACTCGCTCAATTCCGGCCAGGTTTTTCTCAACAACCCCTACGCCGTGGTGCTATTCGCTTTCCTTGGGGCAATAAGCGCGACCCTCGTCATTCTCACTCTGGCGAGGCTGAGGGGTCTATCGCCGGAGGCCATAGTTTTAGCTGGAGTCGCCATGAGCTCCCTCTTCGTCGCGTTGACCACGCTCGTCCAGTACTTCGCCAATGAGCTTCAGCTCTCGGCGATGGTCTACTGGAGCTTTGGGAACCTCGCCAGGGCCACATGGCGGGAAGATGGGATTATGACGGTTGCCTTCACCCTCATCTTCGCCTACTTTCTCCCTAGAAGGTGGGATCTCAACGCCTCGACGCTCGGCGATGACATTGCAAAGAGCGTCGGGGTGAACATAGAACGTGAGAGGCTCATCGGAACGTTACTCTCGGCGTTCATAACCTCCGTGACGGTTGCCTTCGTGGGGGTTATAGGCTTCATAGGTCTGATAGCCCCCCATTCTATGAGGCTTACAGCCGGTGGGGACTACCGCTTTCTGATTCCCCTCTCAGCCCTGGCCGGGGCGTTGCTTCTGGTTTCCGCCGATTTGCTCGCTAGGATCATCCTATCACCGATGAACCTGCCCGTTGGCGTTATAACCTCCTTCCTAGGCGCCCCAGCGTTCATCTACCTTCTAGTAAAGATGGAGGGCAGGACATGA
- a CDS encoding iron ABC transporter substrate-binding protein, which translates to MRRLFAIFLIAMVVAVSGCIGSSNVSSNSPTTAKASPSVTVSPQYVQVTDALGRTVKVPVNVTRVVAVGPGALRMMVYLNATDKVVGIEEFEKRFPYGRPYVLAHPELLKLPIIGPGGPGKLPNFEALIKVHPQVIFMVFVSRSEANEVQSKTGIPVVVLSYGTLSNFTDREFFNSLLLAGKILGKEKRAENVIRFIENQQSYLENLTNGLEGPTVYVGGIGYKGAHGITSTYTDYAPFTVLHLNNIASKVGSKSGWAQVDKEFLLKENPDYLFIDEGGLKIILSDYNSNPSFYNSLKAVKKGHVYGVLPYNFYNTNMGIAIADAYYIGKVIYPERFKNIDPIKKANEILEFLDGKPVYGQLANEFGGFGEVNLTNGSVTYGLPTNP; encoded by the coding sequence TTGAGGAGGCTCTTTGCAATCTTTCTCATAGCGATGGTAGTGGCTGTCAGTGGGTGCATAGGTTCAAGTAACGTTTCCAGCAACTCTCCCACCACCGCCAAGGCATCTCCGAGCGTGACGGTATCTCCTCAGTACGTCCAGGTAACCGACGCCCTAGGGAGAACTGTCAAGGTGCCGGTCAACGTTACCCGCGTCGTTGCAGTTGGCCCTGGGGCACTGAGGATGATGGTATACCTGAACGCAACGGATAAGGTGGTTGGAATCGAGGAGTTTGAGAAGCGCTTCCCCTATGGGAGGCCCTACGTACTCGCCCACCCTGAGCTTCTAAAACTGCCCATAATCGGACCTGGCGGACCTGGGAAACTACCGAACTTCGAGGCGCTCATTAAGGTCCATCCACAGGTCATCTTCATGGTTTTTGTGAGCAGAAGTGAGGCCAATGAGGTTCAGAGCAAAACTGGAATTCCAGTTGTGGTCCTAAGCTACGGAACGCTGAGCAACTTCACAGACAGGGAGTTCTTCAACTCGCTTCTCCTAGCCGGGAAGATACTCGGAAAGGAGAAGAGAGCAGAGAACGTCATTAGATTCATAGAGAATCAACAGAGCTACCTCGAGAATCTCACAAATGGTCTTGAAGGTCCGACAGTTTACGTCGGCGGGATCGGCTACAAGGGCGCTCATGGGATTACAAGCACATACACTGACTACGCGCCTTTTACAGTTCTTCACCTGAACAACATCGCCTCGAAGGTAGGGAGTAAAAGCGGCTGGGCGCAGGTTGACAAAGAGTTCCTGCTGAAGGAGAACCCGGATTATCTCTTCATCGACGAGGGAGGCCTGAAGATAATCCTGAGTGACTACAATAGCAATCCCAGCTTCTATAACTCACTTAAAGCGGTCAAGAAAGGCCACGTTTACGGTGTCTTGCCTTACAACTTTTACAACACCAACATGGGGATAGCGATTGCCGATGCATACTATATCGGAAAGGTGATTTACCCGGAGAGGTTCAAGAATATCGACCCTATTAAGAAGGCGAATGAGATTCTCGAGTTCCTCGATGGAAAGCCCGTCTACGGTCAGCTGGCCAATGAGTTCGGTGGTTTTGGTGAGGTAAACCTCACGAACGGGAGCGTGACCTACGGACTGCCGACAAACCCGTGA
- a CDS encoding FmdE family protein → MLNLNRLVEGRDAEGVLEYAREFHGHVCPYLALGIRASLVAMEELGVGRLDYSGSVDESILAIVEVNSCFADGVQVTTGCTLGNNSLIYLDLGKTALTLVKRSTWEGVRVYADAEKLEKYYPPGATELFNKVVRERKGTPEEKTRLWELWEEAAHRILHMPKDEFKVEHVNVPPIEQAPIFESVRCSKCGELVMETRAVYIEGKPYCLSCAGEKFLGVVGRGIVEFKGGD, encoded by the coding sequence ATGCTCAACCTCAACCGGCTTGTGGAGGGGAGGGACGCAGAGGGAGTGCTTGAATATGCGAGGGAGTTCCACGGGCACGTCTGTCCATACCTTGCGCTTGGAATAAGGGCGTCTCTGGTGGCAATGGAGGAGCTCGGCGTTGGAAGGCTTGATTACTCCGGAAGCGTCGACGAATCAATCCTAGCGATAGTCGAGGTCAACAGTTGCTTCGCCGATGGCGTTCAGGTTACCACCGGTTGCACCCTGGGCAACAATTCGCTCATCTATCTCGACCTAGGGAAGACGGCTTTAACCCTCGTGAAGCGCTCGACGTGGGAGGGCGTCAGGGTCTATGCAGACGCAGAAAAACTGGAGAAGTACTACCCTCCCGGGGCGACCGAGCTTTTTAACAAAGTCGTCAGGGAGAGGAAAGGAACACCTGAGGAGAAGACAAGGCTCTGGGAGCTTTGGGAAGAAGCTGCCCACAGGATACTACACATGCCAAAGGACGAGTTTAAAGTAGAGCACGTTAACGTGCCACCAATAGAGCAGGCCCCCATATTCGAGAGCGTGCGCTGTTCCAAGTGCGGGGAACTCGTTATGGAAACGAGGGCCGTTTACATAGAGGGAAAACCCTACTGCCTCAGCTGTGCTGGGGAGAAGTTCCTGGGCGTTGTTGGCAGGGGAATAGTGGAGTTTAAAGGTGGTGATTGA
- the nikR gene encoding nickel-responsive transcriptional regulator NikR yields the protein MGIVRFGVSVPEELLQRFDRIIEEKGYVNRSEAIRDMMRDFIVRHEWETGDSEVAGTITMLYNHDEAEVVKELLDLQHEYLGEIISSVHVHMDKHNCLEVVIVKGKASRIKEIADRLLSLKGVKHGKLVMTGTGRELV from the coding sequence ATGGGCATCGTTAGGTTCGGTGTTTCGGTTCCAGAGGAGCTTCTCCAGAGGTTTGACAGGATCATCGAGGAGAAGGGCTACGTCAACAGGAGTGAGGCCATAAGGGACATGATGCGCGACTTCATAGTGCGGCACGAGTGGGAAACTGGCGATTCCGAGGTTGCCGGGACAATAACTATGCTTTACAACCACGACGAGGCGGAGGTTGTCAAAGAACTCCTAGATTTACAGCATGAGTATTTAGGGGAGATAATCTCGAGTGTCCACGTTCACATGGACAAGCACAACTGCCTTGAGGTCGTTATCGTCAAGGGCAAGGCGAGCAGGATAAAGGAGATAGCGGACAGGCTCCTGAGCCTGAAGGGCGTGAAGCACGGCAAGCTCGTCATGACCGGGACAGGAAGGGAGCTGGTTTAA